A single window of Nicotiana tomentosiformis chromosome 1, ASM39032v3, whole genome shotgun sequence DNA harbors:
- the LOC104099669 gene encoding tyrosine--tRNA ligase 1, cytoplasmic-like isoform X2, giving the protein MDNKEASEAINALSSPPSSADTPISTSQMSLEEKFKIVRSIGEECIQEDELMNLLAKKPQPVCYDGFEPSGRMHIAQGVLKALNVNKLTSAGCKVKIWIADWFAQLNNKMGGDLKKIEVVGQYLIEIWKAVGMNLEGGHVEFLWSSKEINSRAHEYWPLVMDVARRNKLPRILRCCQIMGRSEQDELTAAQIFYPCMQCADIFFLKADICQLGMDQRKVNVLAREYCDDIRRKNKPIILSHHMLPGLQEGQEKMSKSDPSSSIYMEDEEADVNLKIKKAFCPPKVVEKNPCLEYIKYIVLPWFNEFKIERSAENGADKTYKNFEELAADYESGNLHPADLKPALSKAINKILQPVRDHFKNDQKAKDLMKRVKSFKVTR; this is encoded by the exons ATGGATAACAAAGAAGCTTCAGAAGCCATTAATGCACTCTCCTCACCGCCTTCTTCAGCTGACACTCCTATTTCCACATCTCA GATGAGCTTGGAGGAGAAGTTCAAGATTGTTAGGAGTATTGGCGAGGAATGCATACAGGAGGATGAGTTGATGAATCTTTTGGCAAAGAAGCCACAACCGGTTTGCTATGATGGTTTTGAGCCTTCTGGTCGAATGCACATTGCTCAG GGAGTTTTGAAGGCACTAAACGTCAACAAACTGACTTCGGCTGGCTGCAAGGTGAAGATCTGGATTGCAGATTGGTTTGCGCAGCTAAATAACAAGATGGGTGGTGATCTGAAGAAAATTGAGGTTGTTGGTCAGTATTTGATTGAGATATGGAAGGCTGTGGGAATGAATCTTGAAGGGGGTCATGTGGAATTTCTATGGTCTTCAAAAGAGATTAACTCTAGAGCTCATGAGTACTGGCCACTTGTTATGGACGTAGCTCGAAGGAACAAGCTTCCCCGGATTTTAAG GTGCTGCCAAATTATGGGTCGGTCTGAGCAAGATGAGTTGACAGCGGCCCAGATTTTTTACCCATGCATGCAATGTGCTGACATATTCTTCCTTAAG GCTGACATATGTCAACTAGGTATGGACCAGCGAAAGGTTAATGTACTTGCAAGAGAGTACTGTGATGACATCAGGAGGAAAAACAAGCCTATCATATTGTCCCATC ATATGCTCCCTGGTTTGCAGGAAGGTCAAGAGAAGATGTCCAAGAGTGACCCCTCTTCTTCCATCTACATGGAGGATGAAGAG GCAGATGTAAATCTCAAGATAAAGAAGGCTTTTTGTCCACCAAAGGTCGTAGAAAAGAATCCATGTCTGGAGTACATCAAGTATATCGTCCTCCCTTGGTTTAATGAGTTCAAAATTGAGCGAAGTGCTGAGAATGGTGCGGACAA GACCTATAAGAATTTTGAAGAATTAGCGGCTGACTATGAAAGTGGGAACTTGCATCCTGCAGATCTGAAACCTGCATTGTCAAAAGCAATCAATAAGATATTACAG CCAGTGCGTGATCATTTTAAGAATGATCAGAAAGCCAAAGACCTTATGAAAAGGGTGAAG AGTTTCAAAGTAACGAGGTGA
- the LOC104099669 gene encoding tyrosine--tRNA ligase 1, cytoplasmic-like isoform X1, giving the protein MDNKEASEAINALSSPPSSADTPISTSQNMDNQETSEAIDALSLAASSSNPSISTSQMSLEEKFKIVRSIGEECIQEDELMNLLAKKPQPVCYDGFEPSGRMHIAQGVLKALNVNKLTSAGCKVKIWIADWFAQLNNKMGGDLKKIEVVGQYLIEIWKAVGMNLEGGHVEFLWSSKEINSRAHEYWPLVMDVARRNKLPRILRCCQIMGRSEQDELTAAQIFYPCMQCADIFFLKADICQLGMDQRKVNVLAREYCDDIRRKNKPIILSHHMLPGLQEGQEKMSKSDPSSSIYMEDEEADVNLKIKKAFCPPKVVEKNPCLEYIKYIVLPWFNEFKIERSAENGADKTYKNFEELAADYESGNLHPADLKPALSKAINKILQPVRDHFKNDQKAKDLMKRVKSFKVTR; this is encoded by the exons ATGGATAACAAAGAAGCTTCAGAAGCCATTAATGCACTCTCCTCACCGCCTTCTTCAGCTGACACTCCTATTTCCACATCTCA GAATATGGATAATCAAGAGACTTCAGAAGCCATTGATGCACTCTCATTGGCAGCTTCCTCATCCAACCCTTCCATTTCAACTTCGCA GATGAGCTTGGAGGAGAAGTTCAAGATTGTTAGGAGTATTGGCGAGGAATGCATACAGGAGGATGAGTTGATGAATCTTTTGGCAAAGAAGCCACAACCGGTTTGCTATGATGGTTTTGAGCCTTCTGGTCGAATGCACATTGCTCAG GGAGTTTTGAAGGCACTAAACGTCAACAAACTGACTTCGGCTGGCTGCAAGGTGAAGATCTGGATTGCAGATTGGTTTGCGCAGCTAAATAACAAGATGGGTGGTGATCTGAAGAAAATTGAGGTTGTTGGTCAGTATTTGATTGAGATATGGAAGGCTGTGGGAATGAATCTTGAAGGGGGTCATGTGGAATTTCTATGGTCTTCAAAAGAGATTAACTCTAGAGCTCATGAGTACTGGCCACTTGTTATGGACGTAGCTCGAAGGAACAAGCTTCCCCGGATTTTAAG GTGCTGCCAAATTATGGGTCGGTCTGAGCAAGATGAGTTGACAGCGGCCCAGATTTTTTACCCATGCATGCAATGTGCTGACATATTCTTCCTTAAG GCTGACATATGTCAACTAGGTATGGACCAGCGAAAGGTTAATGTACTTGCAAGAGAGTACTGTGATGACATCAGGAGGAAAAACAAGCCTATCATATTGTCCCATC ATATGCTCCCTGGTTTGCAGGAAGGTCAAGAGAAGATGTCCAAGAGTGACCCCTCTTCTTCCATCTACATGGAGGATGAAGAG GCAGATGTAAATCTCAAGATAAAGAAGGCTTTTTGTCCACCAAAGGTCGTAGAAAAGAATCCATGTCTGGAGTACATCAAGTATATCGTCCTCCCTTGGTTTAATGAGTTCAAAATTGAGCGAAGTGCTGAGAATGGTGCGGACAA GACCTATAAGAATTTTGAAGAATTAGCGGCTGACTATGAAAGTGGGAACTTGCATCCTGCAGATCTGAAACCTGCATTGTCAAAAGCAATCAATAAGATATTACAG CCAGTGCGTGATCATTTTAAGAATGATCAGAAAGCCAAAGACCTTATGAAAAGGGTGAAG AGTTTCAAAGTAACGAGGTGA
- the LOC104099668 gene encoding probable 1-acyl-sn-glycerol-3-phosphate acyltransferase 5 has product MADDSGKQPRHRNLTLLRIVRGIFCLIVLVLSAFVLLVFFGFWPAIGMRTISVHYSRVGISFVFGCWLALWPFWFEKINKTKVVISGDSVPSAKRVLVIANHRTEVDWMYLWDLALRNGCVGSLRYILKSSLMRLPVFGWVFHVMEFIPVERKWDADALKLRQMLGTYQDPQDPLWLVVFPEGTDFTEQKCIRSQKYASENRLPILKNVLLPKTKGFCACLEELRGSLDAVYDITIGYKHHCPSFLDNAFGVDPAEVHMHVRCISVAEIPESENEAASWLMDTFCDKDKLLSDFHSQGHFPREGIERELSMAKCLANFIFVMTLTAICTYLTLFSSIWFKIYVSSVCAFLATATYFNFRPSPIVSL; this is encoded by the exons ATGGCTGATGATTCTGGAAAGCAACCAAGGCACCGAAATCTAACCCTGTTGAGGATAGTGAGGGGTATTTTCTGTCTAATTGTGTTAGTACTCTCTGCATTTGTGCTGTTAGTGTTCTTTGGCTTTTGGCCTGCTATTGGCATGCGAACTATCAGTGTCCATTATAGCAGAGTGGGAATATCCTTTGTTTTCGGATGTTGGTTAGCTTTGTGGCCCTTTTGGTTTGAAAAAATTAACAAAACCAAGGTGGTGATCTCTGGAGATTCTGTTCCATCAGCGAAGCGAGTCTTGGTTATTGCAAACCATCGAACTGAGGTTGATTGGATGTACTTGTGGGATCTTGCTTTGCGCAACGGATGTGTAGGTTCGCTAAGGTATATACTTAAGAGCAGTTTGATGAGATtgccagtgtttggatgggtttTTCATGTCATGGAGTTCATACCTGTTGAGAGGAAATGGGATGCTGATGCATTGAAGCTGCGTCAGATGCTCGGGACCTATCAAGATCCTCAAGATCCACTGTGGCTCGTTGTTTTCCCGGAAGGCACTGATTTCAC AGAACAGAAGTGCATCCGTAGTCAAAAATATGCTTCTGAAAACAGATTGCCAATTCTGAAGAACGTACTTCTTCCAAAGACAAAAGGTTTTTGTGCTTGTTTGGAGGAACTGAGAGGTTCCCTGGATGCAG TTTATGACATCACAATTGGCTACAAGCATCATTGCCCTTCTTTTTTGGACAATGCCTTTGGGGTTGATCCGGCTGAAGTTCATATGCACGTCCGCTGTATTTCTGTTGCCGAGATACCAGAATCTGAAAATGAGGCTGCTTCATGGTTGATGGATACATTCTGTGACAAGGATAAATTGTTGTCTGATTTTCATTCACAAGGTCATTTCCCTCGCGAAGGAATAGAAAGAGAGCTGTCTATGGCCAAGTGTTTAGCAAACTTCATCTTTGTGATGACATTGACTGCGATTTGTACTTATctgactctattttcttcaatttggTTCAAGATATATGTTTCCTCTGTCTGTGCATTCTTGGCAACAGCTACATATTTCAATTTTCGGCCTTCGCCCATTGTATCTTTATGA
- the LOC104099666 gene encoding UPF0496 protein At4g34320-like, producing the protein MGGHLSKKPGETSAAIDNLQYKIELNSYEAACRADTDLQSFDTTLQARTSHVINTLADGVEVRALSFDSLKEVTGCLLEMNQEVVKVILDCKKDIWKNQELFELVEEYFDNSLKTLDFLAALEKCLKRARDSQLLILVALQQFEEESGVEGNRYTKTLEELKNFKAAGDPFTEEFFQIFQSVYTQQMLMLEKLQLKKNKLDKRLKYIHAWRKVSNIIFVATFAAVLICSVVAAAIAAPPVASALAAATSIPLGSMGKWIDSLLKNYENAVKGQKELINTMHVGTFITIKDLDSIRVLIDRLEIEIESLLKKVEFAIDENEVKIGIEEIRKKLDVFMKNVEDLGVQADVCSRDIRRARTVILQRIIKPPNH; encoded by the coding sequence ATGGGAGGACATTTGAGCAAAAAGCCTGGTGAGACTTCAGCTGCAATCGACAATCTGCAGTACAAAATCGAGCTGAATTCATATGAAGCCGCGTGCAGGGCTGACACGGATTTACAGTCGTTTGATACAACTCTACAAGCTAGAACCAGTCATGTTATCAATACCCTTGCTGATGGGGTTGAAGTTAGAGCACTTTCTTTTGATTCTTTGAAGGAAGTCACTGGTTGCCTTTTGGAGATGAATCAGGAAGTTGTGAAGGTGATATTGGATTGCAAGAAAGACATATGGAAGAATCAAGAATTGTTTGAGCTGGTTGAGGAGTATTTTGACAATAGCCTCAAAACTCTTGATTTCTTGGCTGCTTTAGAGAAATGCCTAAAACGAGCTCGGGATAGCCAATTGCTGATTCTTGTAGCACTTCAACAATTCGAAGAGGAGAGTGGGGTTGAAGGGAATAGATACACTAAAACTTTAGAGGAACTGAAGAATTTCAAAGCTGCAGGGGATCCTTTCACAGAAGAGTTTTTCCAAATATTCCAGTCTGTTTATACACAGCAAATGCTGATGCTCGAAAAGCTGCAGCTGAAAAAGAACAAGCTTGATAAGAGGCTTAAGTACATTCATGCTTGGAGGAAAGTGTCAAACATTATATTTGTGGCTACATTTGCAGCTGTTTTGATTTGCTCAGTAGTGGCTGCTGCTATAGCTGCTCCTCCAGTTGCATCTGCTCTGGCTGCTGCAACATCGATTCCATTGGGCTCAATGGGCAAATGGATAGATTCCCTTCTCAAGAACTATGAAAATGCTGTCAAAGGGCAGAAAGAATTGATCAACACAATGCATGTTGGTACTTTTATAACAATTAAGGATTTGGACAGTATCAGGGTGCTGATTGATCGACTGGAAATCGAGATCGAGTCCCTCTTGAAGAAAGTTGAGTTTGCTATTGATGAAAATGAAGTTAAGATTGGTATAGAagagatcaggaaaaaacttgaTGTTTTTATGAAGAATGTTGAAGATCTTGGAGTGCAGGCTGATGTTTGTAGCAGGGATATTCGTAGGGCGAGGACTGTTATCTTACAAAGGATCATCAAACCCCCAAACCACTAA